A stretch of Haloprofundus halophilus DNA encodes these proteins:
- a CDS encoding argininosuccinate synthase has product MTRVALAFSGGLDTTVCVPLLEEEYGYDEVIGVTVDVGQPEEEFEEAEETAEALDLEHYVVDARAEFADQCLDSVRANATYQGYPLGTALARPVIAEAILDVAKEHGCEGIAHGCTGKGNDQLRFEAVWRASDLEVIAPVRELGLTREWEMEYAAEKELPVEGGNEGVWSIDTNLWSRSIEGGQLEDPGYVPPEEIYEWTDAPGSETELVEIEFENGYPVAVDGEEMEPLALIEHLNDLAGAYGVGRTDMMEDRMLGLKVRENYEHPAATVLLTAHEALEGLVLTKEERDFKTTVDNEWAQKGYEGLVDAPLMDSLNAYVDDSQQTVTGTVTVKLQGGQARPVARESEYAVYSESAASFNTETVDGIEQADATGVAKYHGFQSRLANEVANNVEKPELAADGGATGDETNTESEEDE; this is encoded by the coding sequence ATGACACGCGTGGCACTCGCGTTTAGCGGCGGACTCGACACGACAGTCTGCGTCCCGCTCCTCGAAGAGGAGTACGGGTACGACGAAGTAATCGGCGTCACGGTCGACGTCGGCCAACCCGAGGAAGAGTTCGAGGAGGCCGAAGAGACGGCCGAGGCGTTGGACCTCGAACACTACGTCGTCGACGCGCGAGCCGAGTTCGCCGACCAGTGCCTCGACTCCGTCCGCGCGAACGCGACCTACCAGGGGTACCCCCTCGGGACGGCGCTCGCGCGTCCGGTCATCGCCGAGGCCATCCTCGACGTGGCGAAGGAACACGGCTGCGAGGGAATCGCCCACGGCTGCACCGGCAAAGGCAACGACCAGCTCCGCTTCGAGGCGGTCTGGCGCGCCTCCGACCTCGAAGTCATCGCCCCCGTGCGCGAACTCGGTCTCACCCGCGAGTGGGAGATGGAGTACGCCGCCGAGAAGGAACTGCCCGTCGAGGGCGGCAACGAGGGCGTCTGGTCCATCGACACCAACCTCTGGAGTCGCTCCATCGAGGGCGGTCAACTGGAAGACCCGGGCTACGTCCCTCCCGAAGAAATCTACGAGTGGACCGACGCGCCCGGTAGCGAGACGGAACTCGTCGAAATCGAGTTCGAGAACGGCTACCCCGTCGCCGTCGACGGCGAGGAGATGGAGCCGCTCGCGCTCATCGAGCACCTCAACGACCTCGCGGGCGCGTACGGCGTCGGCCGCACCGACATGATGGAGGACCGCATGCTCGGTCTGAAGGTGCGCGAGAACTACGAGCACCCGGCCGCCACCGTCCTCCTCACCGCCCACGAGGCGCTCGAAGGTCTCGTCCTCACGAAAGAGGAGCGCGATTTCAAGACGACCGTCGACAACGAGTGGGCCCAGAAAGGCTACGAGGGCCTCGTCGACGCGCCGCTGATGGACTCGCTGAACGCCTACGTCGACGACAGCCAGCAGACGGTGACCGGCACCGTGACGGTTAAGCTACAGGGCGGACAGGCCCGCCCGGTCGCCCGCGAGAGCGAATACGCCGTCTACTCCGAGTCGGCCGCCTCGTTCAACACCGAGACGGTCGACGGCATCGAGCAGGCCGACGCGACGGGCGTCGCCAAGTACCACGGCTTCCAGTCGCGTCTCGCCAACGAGGTGGCGAACAACGTCGAGAAACCCGAACTCGCCGCCGACGGCGGGGCGACGGGCGACGAGACGAACACCGAGAGCGAAGAGGACGAGTAA
- a CDS encoding ATP-dependent DNA helicase — protein sequence MRFFPYEEPYPNQRAAMDGIANAFAREQDVLIEGAPGTGKTLSALVPALEFARENDKTVVITTNVHQQMRQFVEDARAITRTEPIRAVVFRGKASMCHIDVGYEECQSLRDTTRSVAEKEEDKQQLERRQEQLLERSRDGDSGAAEARSAVMDELDQLDDELEDLRETNVCEHYYNNLVRDNTEFFSWLFEDVRTPDDVYEYADEHHLCGYELLKEGMEGVDLVVCNYHHLLDPMIREQFFRWLDRDPGDVITVFDEAHNIEGAARDHASRTLTENTIESALHELEEADDSRSEPAANVLEAFLGALRRTYDESFGFGEREQVGENWSDVGIANPDRRDDLTLEFLQSYEGRGIDAEVELALQLGKSLDEQYEQAYKDGETTSRKECQTLQAAAFLSSWMEDGTKLGQHPMVSVRRDSGTEEIYGRAELYTCIPRQVTESLFEEVHASVLMSATLRPFDVTEDVLGIENAVTLAYGMEYPEENRRTFAVQTPALFAKERNDESTQETIASVLSDAIRFTPGNTLVFFPSYAEAQRYYEMLGGSGLGGASLGSLMLDEAGTRTEDLRQRFVSSENATLFTSLWGTLAEGVSFDGDDARTVLVVGVPYPHLSERMEAVQDAYDRAYADRGRDPGWRYAVEIPTIRKTRQALGRVIRSPEDFGVRALVDKRYTSASDTMGKYGVRDTFPPEERRELIDVGPEKLKFAMLNFYAGHDAYDGEPPSP from the coding sequence ATGCGGTTCTTCCCGTACGAGGAGCCCTACCCCAACCAGCGGGCGGCGATGGACGGCATCGCCAACGCGTTCGCGCGCGAGCAGGACGTGCTCATCGAGGGCGCACCCGGCACGGGAAAGACACTCTCGGCGCTCGTCCCCGCGCTGGAGTTCGCCCGCGAGAACGACAAGACGGTCGTCATCACGACGAACGTCCACCAGCAGATGCGCCAGTTCGTCGAGGACGCCCGCGCCATCACGCGCACCGAGCCGATTCGGGCCGTGGTGTTCCGCGGGAAGGCGTCGATGTGCCACATCGACGTGGGGTACGAGGAGTGTCAGAGCCTCCGCGACACGACGCGCTCCGTGGCCGAGAAGGAAGAGGACAAACAACAGCTCGAACGCCGCCAGGAGCAACTGCTCGAACGGAGCCGCGACGGCGACTCGGGTGCCGCGGAAGCCCGCAGCGCCGTCATGGACGAACTCGACCAGCTAGACGACGAACTGGAGGACCTCCGCGAGACGAACGTCTGCGAGCACTACTACAACAACCTCGTCCGAGACAACACGGAGTTCTTCTCGTGGCTGTTCGAGGACGTGCGCACGCCCGACGACGTGTACGAGTACGCCGACGAGCACCACCTCTGCGGGTACGAACTCCTCAAGGAAGGGATGGAGGGCGTCGACCTCGTCGTCTGCAACTACCACCACCTGCTCGACCCGATGATCCGCGAGCAGTTCTTCCGGTGGCTGGACCGCGACCCCGGCGACGTCATCACCGTCTTCGACGAGGCACACAACATCGAGGGCGCGGCCCGCGACCACGCCAGCCGAACGCTCACCGAGAACACCATCGAGAGCGCGCTCCACGAACTGGAGGAGGCCGACGACTCCCGAAGCGAACCGGCCGCAAACGTGCTCGAAGCGTTCCTCGGCGCGCTCCGTCGAACGTACGACGAGAGTTTCGGGTTCGGCGAACGCGAGCAAGTCGGCGAGAACTGGTCCGACGTCGGCATCGCCAATCCGGACCGCCGCGACGACCTGACGCTCGAATTTCTGCAGAGCTACGAGGGCCGCGGCATCGACGCGGAGGTGGAGTTGGCGCTCCAACTCGGAAAGTCGCTCGACGAGCAGTACGAACAGGCGTACAAGGACGGCGAGACGACCAGTCGGAAGGAGTGCCAGACGCTACAGGCGGCGGCGTTTCTCTCGTCGTGGATGGAGGACGGCACCAAACTCGGCCAACATCCGATGGTCTCGGTCCGACGTGACAGCGGCACCGAGGAGATATACGGCCGCGCCGAACTGTACACCTGCATCCCGCGGCAGGTGACCGAGTCGCTGTTCGAGGAGGTCCACGCGAGCGTCCTCATGAGCGCGACGCTCCGCCCCTTCGACGTGACCGAGGACGTTCTCGGCATCGAGAACGCGGTCACCCTCGCCTACGGGATGGAGTACCCCGAGGAGAACCGGCGGACGTTCGCGGTGCAGACGCCCGCGCTCTTCGCCAAGGAGCGAAACGACGAGTCGACGCAGGAGACCATCGCGAGCGTGCTCTCGGACGCAATTCGGTTCACCCCCGGAAACACGCTCGTCTTCTTCCCCTCCTACGCGGAGGCGCAACGCTACTACGAGATGCTGGGCGGGAGCGGCCTCGGCGGCGCGTCCTTGGGTTCGCTCATGCTCGACGAGGCGGGTACGCGCACCGAGGACCTCCGCCAGCGGTTCGTGTCGAGCGAGAACGCGACACTCTTCACCTCGCTGTGGGGGACGCTCGCCGAGGGCGTGAGCTTCGACGGCGACGACGCCCGGACCGTCCTCGTCGTCGGCGTCCCCTACCCGCACCTCTCGGAGCGGATGGAGGCGGTACAGGACGCCTACGACCGGGCGTACGCCGACCGAGGCCGTGATCCCGGGTGGCGCTACGCCGTCGAGATTCCGACGATTCGAAAGACCCGGCAGGCGCTCGGGCGGGTCATCCGCTCGCCCGAGGACTTCGGGGTTCGCGCGCTCGTCGACAAGCGTTACACCTCGGCGAGCGACACGATGGGCAAGTACGGCGTCCGCGACACGTTCCCGCCGGAGGAGCGGCGGGAACTCATCGACGTCGGCCCCGAGAAGCTGAAGTTCGCCATGCTCAACTTCTACGCCGGCCACGACGCGTACGACGGCGAGCCGCCCAGTCCCTAG
- a CDS encoding cytochrome P450, protein MRARPPGPRGVPLFGSSQQYARDPFGFLTACADAYGDVVHFDLGPLETYMLTNPEDIETVLVSEAERYRKPRFQDDAIGDLLGEGLLLSEGETWREQRELAQPAFNMQRIASLDGTMTDYTEAMLDEWRDGETLNVQIEMARLTVKIIVEAMFGSTAGDDRVQRVQEHLEPLGARFEPDPRRFLVPDWAPTRENREYREAIEVLEGIIDEIVGERRGTENDPSRMDLLSILMRAQARGEQTDRQLRDEMMTMLLAGHDTTALTLTYTWYLLSQHPDVEQKVHAELDEVLGDDPPTARDTRKMRYTEQVLQETMRLYPPVYTLFREPLVDVKLGGYRVPEGAAVMLPQWAVHRSSRYYDDPLEFDPDRWTPAERSKRPRLSYFPFGAGPRHCIGKQFSMLEAKLILGTVARKYSLEYVGEDDPLTLRGSLTMHPRNPMEMRLHARER, encoded by the coding sequence ATGCGAGCGCGACCCCCGGGTCCCCGCGGTGTCCCGCTGTTCGGCAGCAGCCAGCAGTACGCGAGAGACCCCTTCGGTTTCCTCACCGCCTGCGCCGACGCCTACGGCGACGTGGTCCACTTCGACCTCGGTCCGCTGGAGACGTACATGCTCACGAACCCCGAGGACATCGAGACGGTGCTGGTGAGCGAAGCCGAGAGATACCGAAAACCGCGGTTTCAGGACGACGCCATCGGCGACCTGCTCGGCGAGGGGTTGCTCCTGAGCGAGGGCGAAACGTGGCGCGAGCAGCGCGAGTTGGCGCAACCGGCGTTCAACATGCAGCGCATCGCCTCGCTCGACGGGACGATGACCGACTACACCGAGGCGATGCTCGACGAATGGCGCGACGGCGAGACGCTGAACGTCCAGATCGAGATGGCGCGGCTGACGGTCAAAATCATCGTCGAGGCGATGTTCGGGTCGACGGCGGGCGACGACCGCGTCCAGCGGGTACAGGAACACCTCGAACCGCTCGGCGCGCGATTCGAACCGGACCCGCGGCGCTTCCTCGTCCCCGACTGGGCGCCGACGCGGGAGAACCGCGAGTACCGCGAGGCCATCGAAGTGCTCGAAGGAATCATCGACGAGATCGTCGGCGAACGCAGGGGAACCGAGAACGACCCCTCGCGGATGGACCTCCTCTCGATTCTCATGCGTGCGCAGGCGCGCGGCGAACAGACCGACCGGCAGTTGCGCGACGAGATGATGACGATGCTGTTGGCGGGCCACGACACCACCGCGCTGACGCTCACGTACACGTGGTATCTGCTCTCGCAGCATCCCGACGTAGAGCAGAAGGTTCACGCCGAACTCGACGAGGTGCTCGGCGACGACCCACCCACGGCGCGGGATACGCGAAAGATGCGGTACACAGAACAGGTGCTACAGGAGACGATGCGCCTGTACCCGCCGGTGTACACGCTGTTCCGCGAACCGCTCGTCGACGTGAAACTCGGCGGGTACCGGGTACCAGAGGGAGCGGCAGTGATGCTCCCGCAGTGGGCGGTCCACCGCTCTTCGAGATACTACGACGACCCTCTCGAATTCGACCCGGACCGCTGGACGCCCGCCGAGCGCTCGAAGCGTCCGCGGCTCTCGTACTTCCCGTTCGGGGCCGGCCCGCGCCACTGCATCGGCAAGCAGTTCTCGATGCTCGAAGCCAAGTTGATTCTCGGCACCGTCGCCCGGAAGTACTCGCTGGAGTACGTCGGTGAGGACGACCCGCTCACGCTTCGTGGGTCGCTGACGATGCATCCGCGGAATCCGATGGAGATGCGGTTGCACGCACGTGAACGATAG
- a CDS encoding 2'-5' RNA ligase family protein produces the protein MSYSLNVPVPGSVQRLADELYPRLTAFETIRDRHTLVVKRFENQSYDRLRETLRLPLANEPTFEARVTGIDAFERPTRGDGPVVYLVVDSPGLLALHDRLVDRFDAIAGLEGDDYVPHVTLARGGSPSAVDALRNAEFDPVTWTVSELDVWSAEYREVVGTVPLRG, from the coding sequence GTGAGCTACAGCCTCAACGTCCCCGTGCCGGGGTCAGTCCAGCGGTTGGCCGACGAACTCTACCCGCGGTTGACCGCGTTCGAGACGATACGGGACCGCCACACGCTCGTCGTCAAGCGATTCGAGAACCAGTCGTACGACCGTCTCCGCGAGACGCTTCGTCTGCCGCTGGCGAACGAACCGACGTTCGAGGCGCGAGTTACGGGCATCGACGCGTTCGAGCGACCGACCCGCGGCGACGGCCCCGTCGTCTACCTCGTCGTCGACAGCCCCGGCCTCCTCGCGCTTCACGACAGACTCGTCGACCGGTTCGACGCGATAGCGGGGCTGGAGGGCGACGACTACGTCCCGCACGTGACGCTCGCCCGCGGCGGTTCTCCGTCCGCGGTCGACGCGCTCCGAAACGCCGAATTCGACCCGGTGACGTGGACCGTCTCCGAACTCGACGTCTGGAGCGCGGAGTACAGAGAAGTCGTCGGGACGGTTCCGCTTCGGGGGTAG
- a CDS encoding DUF7554 family protein translates to MSRSRAELDVEDLLKVVLVLVVVWLVLEIVGTALGIVGGLLGPLQPLLGLAVVALIVLWFFDRL, encoded by the coding sequence ATGAGTCGCAGTCGCGCGGAACTCGACGTCGAGGACCTCCTGAAGGTCGTGTTGGTTCTCGTCGTCGTCTGGCTCGTGCTCGAAATCGTCGGGACCGCACTCGGCATCGTCGGCGGACTGCTCGGCCCGCTGCAGCCGTTGCTGGGTCTCGCCGTCGTGGCGCTCATCGTGCTCTGGTTCTTCGACCGGCTCTGA
- a CDS encoding SPFH domain-containing protein, with protein MASLFRELGRTTARGVPKQLWTALFLVVAASVALTLVPITPASIVGLLVLGLVVATLVSAVEIVQAYEKRALTVFGEYRKLLEPGLNLVPPFVSQAHRFDMRTRTLDVPRQEAITEDNSPVTADAIVYIRVVDAKKAFLEVEDYVTATSNLAQTTLRAVLGDMQLDETLSRRAEINARIREELDEPTDEWGIRVESVEVREVKPSRDVEAAMEQQTSAERRRRAMILEAQGERRSAVERAEGEKQSNIIRAQGEKQSQILEAQGDAISTVLRARAAESMGERAIIDKGMETLGEIGSSESTTFILPQELTSLVGRYGKQLSGSDVSESTPRLDSQSFDEETREMLGLDDVEEILDGMGDGEREQIVDVVPEGTEVETERN; from the coding sequence ATGGCAAGCCTCTTTCGCGAACTCGGGCGGACAACGGCGAGAGGCGTCCCCAAACAACTGTGGACTGCCCTCTTTCTCGTCGTCGCCGCGTCGGTCGCGCTCACGCTCGTCCCTATCACGCCGGCGAGTATCGTCGGCCTGCTGGTGCTCGGTCTCGTCGTCGCCACGTTGGTCAGCGCCGTCGAAATCGTTCAGGCGTACGAGAAACGCGCGCTGACGGTGTTCGGCGAGTACCGCAAACTGCTCGAACCCGGCCTCAACCTCGTGCCGCCGTTCGTCTCACAGGCGCACCGCTTCGACATGCGAACACGGACGCTCGACGTTCCCCGGCAGGAGGCCATCACGGAGGACAACTCGCCGGTGACCGCCGACGCCATCGTTTACATCCGCGTGGTGGACGCCAAGAAGGCGTTCCTCGAAGTGGAGGACTACGTCACCGCGACGTCGAACCTCGCGCAGACGACGCTCCGCGCCGTCCTCGGCGACATGCAACTCGACGAGACGCTGTCGCGGCGCGCCGAGATCAACGCGCGAATCCGCGAGGAACTCGACGAACCCACCGACGAGTGGGGCATCCGCGTCGAATCGGTCGAAGTCCGGGAGGTGAAACCCAGCAGGGACGTCGAGGCCGCGATGGAGCAACAGACCTCCGCCGAGCGTCGCCGCCGCGCGATGATCCTCGAAGCCCAAGGTGAACGGCGCAGCGCCGTCGAGCGGGCGGAGGGCGAGAAGCAGTCGAACATCATCCGCGCGCAGGGCGAGAAGCAGAGCCAGATTCTCGAAGCACAGGGTGACGCCATCTCGACGGTGTTGCGGGCGCGCGCGGCCGAATCGATGGGCGAACGCGCTATCATCGACAAAGGCATGGAGACGCTCGGCGAAATCGGCTCCAGCGAGTCGACGACGTTCATCCTCCCGCAGGAACTCACGTCGCTCGTCGGCCGCTACGGCAAGCAGCTATCGGGGAGCGACGTGAGCGAGTCGACGCCGAGACTCGACTCACAGTCGTTCGACGAGGAGACCCGCGAGATGCTCGGCCTCGACGACGTCGAAGAGATTCTCGACGGGATGGGTGACGGAGAACGAGAGCAGATAGTCGACGTCGTTCCGGAAGGTACCGAGGTCGAAACCGAGCGGAACTGA
- a CDS encoding ribonucleotide-diphosphate reductase subunit beta has translation MPILNDDSQHDPNKILPIEYDWAREYYKAGVANNWVPEEVPMQDDVSQWSGDELTDAERRLVEWNLGFFSTAESLTANNIVLAVYDYVTAPECRQYLLRQAYEEAIHTDTFIYCCDSLGFDPEYLYGMYDRVPSIEEKDAFVVDLTRAVDDPAFTIDTDDDLRAFLRDLVGFYVIMEGIFFYAGFAMMLALKRQGKMVGVGEQFEYIMRDESLHLNFGVDLVNTIRDENPGVWTDDFDAEIRELVVEAVELEQIYAEEACPPDLFGMSAEQFAEYVEYVADRRLGQLRMEAEFETGNPFPWMSEQVDLNKEKNFFETQVTEYQSGGSLDW, from the coding sequence ATGCCCATACTCAACGACGACAGCCAGCACGACCCGAACAAGATACTGCCCATCGAGTACGACTGGGCCCGCGAGTACTACAAGGCGGGCGTCGCCAACAACTGGGTGCCCGAGGAGGTGCCGATGCAGGACGACGTCTCCCAGTGGTCCGGCGACGAACTCACCGACGCGGAGCGCCGACTCGTCGAGTGGAACCTCGGCTTCTTCTCGACGGCGGAGTCGCTGACGGCGAACAACATCGTCCTCGCCGTCTACGACTACGTGACGGCTCCCGAGTGCCGTCAGTACCTCCTGCGGCAGGCCTACGAGGAGGCCATCCACACGGACACGTTCATCTACTGCTGCGACAGCCTCGGCTTCGACCCCGAGTACCTCTACGGGATGTACGACCGCGTCCCGAGCATCGAGGAGAAGGACGCGTTCGTCGTCGACCTGACCCGCGCCGTCGACGACCCGGCGTTCACTATCGACACCGACGACGACCTCCGGGCGTTCCTGCGGGACCTCGTCGGCTTCTACGTCATCATGGAGGGAATCTTCTTCTACGCGGGCTTCGCGATGATGCTCGCGCTCAAGCGGCAGGGGAAGATGGTCGGCGTCGGCGAGCAGTTCGAGTACATCATGCGCGACGAATCGCTGCACCTGAACTTCGGCGTCGACCTCGTCAACACCATCCGCGACGAGAACCCCGGCGTCTGGACCGACGACTTCGACGCCGAGATTCGAGAGCTCGTCGTCGAGGCGGTCGAACTCGAACAGATCTACGCCGAGGAGGCCTGCCCGCCCGACCTGTTCGGCATGAGCGCCGAGCAGTTCGCCGAGTACGTCGAGTACGTCGCCGACCGTCGCCTCGGGCAACTCCGGATGGAAGCGGAGTTCGAGACGGGGAACCCGTTCCCGTGGATGTCCGAGCAGGTCGACCTCAACAAGGAGAAGAACTTCTTCGAGACGCAGGTGACCGAGTACCAGTCCGGCGGCTCGCTCGACTGGTAG
- a CDS encoding ribonucleoside-diphosphate reductase subunit alpha, producing the protein MSQTTDTHIETARSVLADACRGRDAIDDTDRLADAAERKLYDGASVDEVYEAVIDVLTARVERDPAFDAAAADAFRRRYYRNLLGDDLRGDDLDAAYRESFREGIERGVAEDLLDERMLAYDLDELAETLSLDRDEQFGYMAMETLEKRYFLRTNDGERLELPQSFWMRVAMGVALRELPEERTERAKEFYELLSTLRFVHSTPTLFHAGTTHPQLSSCYLTTVDDDLEDIFDAYGEHAKLSKWSGGLGNDWTDVRATGALIESTGVESTGVVPFLKISNDVTAAINRSGKRRGAACAYLECWHMDFPAFVDLRRNTGDERRRTHDMNTAAWIPDLFVKRVEAEEEWTLFSPDEVPELHGTYGQEFEELYREYERKADAGELRQYERVDAADLWRTMLTRLFETGHPWLTFKDPCNVRSPQDHAGVVNSSNLCTEITLNTSDDETAVCNLGSVNLARHVDSGNIDRERLADTVDTAMRMLDNVVDLNFYPTDAAERSNMRHRPVGLGVMGFHEALVDCGVPMASEDAIEFADEAMEFVSYHAILGSSRLAREREPYDSYEGSKWDRGLFPQDTVELLEEERGRETPVDVTETLDWERVREHVEAHGMRNSNTMAVAPTATISTIAGTTPSIEPRYSNLYVKSNMSGDFTVVNETLVEQLKERDLWGPELLDHVKYHDGSIQEIDAIPESLRELHRSAFEIDPRHQLRLSAQRAVWVDQSQSHNVFFPSTDGTLLDDVYRTAWELGLKTTYYLRTLGASQIEKSTLDMAEYDDTQLRGDDGENSDGGDGADADSTAADEWESDESCDLPSVEDPTCDACQ; encoded by the coding sequence ATGAGCCAGACCACCGATACCCACATCGAGACCGCTCGTTCGGTGCTCGCGGACGCCTGTCGCGGCCGCGACGCCATCGACGACACCGACCGTCTCGCCGACGCCGCCGAGCGAAAACTGTACGACGGGGCGTCAGTCGACGAGGTGTACGAGGCCGTCATCGACGTGCTCACCGCGCGCGTCGAGCGCGACCCGGCGTTCGACGCCGCGGCCGCCGACGCGTTCCGCCGCCGCTACTACCGGAACCTGCTCGGCGACGACCTGCGCGGCGACGACCTCGACGCCGCCTACCGCGAGTCGTTCCGCGAGGGCATCGAGCGCGGCGTCGCCGAAGACCTGCTCGACGAGCGCATGCTCGCCTACGACCTCGACGAGCTCGCGGAGACGCTCTCGCTCGACCGCGACGAGCAGTTCGGCTACATGGCGATGGAGACGCTCGAGAAGCGCTACTTCCTCCGGACGAACGACGGCGAGCGCCTCGAACTGCCGCAGTCGTTCTGGATGCGTGTCGCGATGGGCGTCGCGCTTCGCGAACTCCCCGAGGAGCGCACCGAGCGCGCCAAGGAGTTCTACGAACTGCTGTCGACGCTGCGGTTCGTCCACTCGACGCCGACGCTGTTTCACGCGGGCACCACGCACCCGCAGCTCTCGTCGTGCTACCTCACGACGGTCGACGACGACTTGGAGGACATCTTCGACGCGTACGGCGAGCACGCGAAGCTCTCGAAGTGGTCCGGCGGCCTCGGCAACGACTGGACGGACGTCCGCGCGACGGGCGCGCTCATCGAGTCGACGGGCGTCGAGTCGACGGGCGTCGTCCCGTTCCTCAAGATATCGAACGACGTGACCGCGGCCATCAACCGCTCGGGGAAGCGTCGCGGCGCGGCCTGCGCCTACCTCGAGTGTTGGCACATGGACTTCCCCGCGTTCGTCGACCTGCGGCGCAACACCGGCGACGAGCGCCGCCGCACCCACGACATGAACACCGCGGCGTGGATTCCGGACCTGTTCGTGAAACGCGTCGAAGCGGAGGAGGAGTGGACGCTCTTTTCGCCCGACGAGGTGCCGGAACTACACGGCACCTACGGCCAGGAGTTCGAGGAGTTGTACCGCGAGTACGAGAGGAAGGCCGACGCGGGCGAACTGCGCCAGTACGAGCGCGTCGACGCCGCCGACCTCTGGCGAACGATGCTCACCCGCCTCTTCGAGACGGGCCACCCGTGGCTGACGTTCAAGGACCCCTGTAACGTCCGGTCGCCGCAGGACCACGCGGGCGTCGTCAACTCCTCGAACCTCTGTACCGAAATCACGCTCAACACGTCCGACGACGAGACGGCCGTCTGTAACCTCGGCTCCGTGAATCTCGCGCGGCACGTCGATTCGGGGAACATCGACCGCGAGCGCCTCGCCGACACCGTCGACACGGCGATGCGGATGCTCGACAACGTCGTCGACCTGAACTTCTACCCGACCGACGCCGCCGAGCGCTCGAACATGCGACACCGACCCGTCGGCCTCGGCGTGATGGGTTTCCACGAGGCGCTCGTCGACTGCGGCGTTCCGATGGCCTCCGAAGACGCCATCGAGTTCGCCGACGAGGCGATGGAGTTCGTCTCGTACCACGCCATCCTCGGCTCCTCGCGCCTCGCCCGCGAGCGCGAACCGTACGACAGCTACGAGGGGTCGAAGTGGGACCGCGGGCTGTTCCCGCAGGACACGGTCGAACTCCTCGAAGAAGAACGGGGCCGCGAGACTCCCGTCGACGTGACGGAGACGCTCGACTGGGAACGCGTCAGAGAGCACGTCGAAGCGCACGGGATGCGCAACTCGAACACGATGGCCGTCGCGCCGACGGCGACCATCTCCACCATCGCCGGGACGACGCCCTCCATCGAACCGCGCTACTCGAACCTCTACGTGAAGTCGAACATGTCCGGCGATTTCACCGTCGTCAACGAGACGCTCGTCGAGCAGTTGAAGGAGCGCGACCTGTGGGGTCCCGAACTGCTCGACCACGTCAAGTACCACGACGGGTCGATTCAAGAGATAGACGCCATCCCGGAATCGCTACGCGAACTCCACCGCAGCGCCTTCGAAATCGACCCGCGACACCAGCTCCGGCTGTCGGCGCAGCGCGCCGTCTGGGTCGACCAGAGCCAGTCGCACAACGTGTTCTTCCCCTCGACGGACGGGACGCTGCTCGACGACGTCTACCGGACGGCGTGGGAACTCGGGCTGAAGACGACGTACTACCTGCGGACGCTCGGCGCGAGCCAGATAGAGAAGTCGACGCTCGACATGGCCGAGTACGACGATACGCAGTTGCGCGGCGACGACGGCGAGAACAGCGACGGAGGCGACGGAGCTGACGCCGACAGCACCGCCGCCGACGAGTGGGAGTCCGACGAGTCCTGCGACCTCCCGAGCGTCGAGGACCCGACCTGCGACGCCTGCCAGTAA
- a CDS encoding GNAT family N-acetyltransferase: protein MRVRPAKTDDIPAIQRVARRSWEATYDEILGRETVEETVSEWYSDETLAEALDRPGTAFLVAERANEIVGFCHGVVEAEQGDIVRLYVDPDHWRDGVGSALYERLRSDLEDFNMHRLEAIVLADNEMGNEFYRTLGFEKRGEGEVTMGGENYRETVYRKELSAA from the coding sequence ATGCGAGTGAGACCGGCGAAGACGGACGATATTCCCGCGATACAGCGCGTCGCCCGGCGGTCCTGGGAGGCGACGTACGACGAGATACTCGGCAGAGAGACGGTGGAGGAGACGGTCTCGGAGTGGTACTCCGACGAGACGCTCGCCGAGGCGCTCGACAGGCCGGGGACGGCGTTTCTGGTCGCCGAGAGAGCGAACGAGATAGTCGGGTTCTGTCACGGCGTGGTCGAAGCCGAGCAGGGCGACATCGTTCGCCTCTACGTCGACCCCGACCACTGGCGCGACGGCGTCGGCTCGGCGCTGTACGAGCGACTCCGCTCGGACCTCGAAGATTTCAACATGCACCGACTGGAGGCTATCGTCCTCGCGGACAACGAGATGGGAAACGAGTTCTACCGTACCCTCGGCTTCGAGAAGAGGGGCGAAGGAGAGGTGACGATGGGCGGCGAAAACTACAGAGAAACCGTCTATCGGAAGGAGCTCTCGGCGGCGTAG